In Paenibacillus sp. FSL R7-0345, a single window of DNA contains:
- a CDS encoding flagellar motor protein MotB, with the protein MRQRNRRVPGLDGHEPRDRWMITYADLITLLLIFFVVMYAMSSLDTEKYKIVTGSLSETFRSGNPVLEGGSGVLDGEDGSQDTPTAGGQNEGSNSGNGAADSGNDGTGNTGTGSGTAPSAEGQDGDQPPSARELAFREQEAKLNALMDVITTYVEDNNLGDQIFVADKPQGIAITLSDRFLFDAGRAELKPPAFPALRQLSGLFSGIGASISIEGHTDNTPVSAGSQYNDNWELSGDRALSVLRFFLDNEGLDPGTFQYAGYADTRPAYDNSTAEGRQKNRRVELIVLRQLQEEE; encoded by the coding sequence ATGAGGCAGAGAAACCGGCGTGTACCGGGATTAGACGGGCATGAACCGCGGGACCGCTGGATGATAACCTATGCAGATCTGATTACGCTGCTGCTGATTTTTTTCGTCGTCATGTATGCTATGAGCAGTCTGGATACGGAGAAGTACAAGATTGTAACCGGCTCATTGTCCGAAACCTTCCGCAGCGGCAACCCTGTACTCGAAGGCGGGAGCGGTGTGCTGGACGGAGAAGACGGAAGTCAGGATACCCCAACTGCAGGAGGGCAAAACGAAGGAAGCAACAGCGGGAACGGTGCGGCTGATTCCGGTAACGACGGAACAGGCAATACAGGCACCGGCTCCGGAACAGCACCTTCAGCAGAAGGACAGGATGGAGATCAGCCGCCGTCCGCGCGCGAGCTGGCCTTCCGCGAGCAGGAAGCCAAGCTGAATGCGCTTATGGACGTGATCACCACCTATGTAGAGGATAACAACCTCGGTGACCAGATTTTTGTGGCGGACAAGCCGCAGGGCATTGCCATTACGCTTAGCGACCGCTTCCTGTTTGATGCCGGACGAGCCGAGCTGAAGCCGCCGGCTTTTCCGGCGCTGCGCCAGCTCTCAGGATTGTTCAGCGGGATTGGCGCGTCGATCAGCATTGAGGGGCACACAGACAATACACCGGTATCTGCCGGCTCGCAGTACAACGACAACTGGGAGCTTTCCGGAGACCGCGCCTTATCGGTACTGCGCTTTTTTCTGGACAATGAGGGGCTTGACCCCGGAACCTTTCAGTATGCTGGATATGCCGACACCCGGCCCGCTTACGATAACTCTACCGCAGAAGGGCGCCAGAAAAACCGCCGTGTGGAACTGATTGTGCTCCGTCAGCTTCAGGAGGAAGAATAG
- the gcvPA gene encoding aminomethyl-transferring glycine dehydrogenase subunit GcvPA — MKHRYLPMTEQDRQEMLEAVGIQSVDELFADIPQSVRYQGTMPMSEALDEYALLRHMKELADKNASFDTHTSFLGAGIYDHHIPVVINHVISRSEFYTAYTPYQPEISQGELQAIFEFQSYICELTGMKVANASMYDGATAFAEAAVLAAGATKRKKLIVSRTVHPEARQVLATSAGAWGLEVVEIDYKDGVTDQAKLAEAIDADTAAVLVQSPNFFGAIEDLGAIEPLIHAVKGLLVVSANPLALGVLETPGKLGADIVVGDAQPLGIPASLGGPTCGFFAVAEPLMRRMPGRIVGQTVDRNGKRGFVLTLQAREQHIRREKATSNICSNQALLALCASVYLSVMGKEGMREVGELNIRKSHYAAGKLGKLTGAAPAFTAPFFNEFVLKLPEGSSVSEINSMLVKEGYLGGYDLGRDYPELAGHMLVAVTEKRSKSEIDQFASVLEGCL, encoded by the coding sequence ATGAAGCACCGCTATCTGCCCATGACCGAACAGGACCGCCAGGAGATGCTGGAAGCGGTCGGTATTCAGTCCGTAGATGAATTGTTCGCTGATATTCCGCAGTCTGTCCGCTACCAGGGTACTATGCCGATGTCGGAAGCGCTGGATGAATACGCACTGCTCCGCCATATGAAAGAGCTGGCTGACAAGAATGCCAGTTTTGATACTCACACCAGCTTCCTTGGAGCCGGAATTTATGACCATCATATCCCGGTTGTTATCAACCATGTGATTTCCCGTTCGGAGTTCTATACTGCTTATACCCCGTATCAGCCGGAGATCAGCCAGGGCGAGCTGCAGGCGATTTTCGAGTTTCAATCCTATATCTGCGAGCTTACCGGCATGAAGGTGGCCAACGCCAGCATGTACGACGGCGCTACTGCCTTCGCAGAAGCAGCAGTTCTGGCAGCAGGTGCTACCAAACGCAAAAAGCTGATCGTTTCCCGCACCGTCCATCCCGAAGCCCGCCAAGTATTGGCTACATCGGCCGGTGCCTGGGGACTTGAAGTTGTGGAAATTGATTATAAAGACGGCGTAACCGATCAAGCCAAGCTGGCCGAAGCAATCGACGCGGATACTGCAGCTGTACTGGTGCAGTCACCGAACTTCTTCGGAGCGATCGAGGATCTCGGTGCAATCGAACCGCTGATCCATGCGGTCAAAGGATTGCTCGTTGTCAGCGCCAACCCGCTGGCACTGGGCGTTCTGGAAACGCCGGGCAAGCTCGGAGCCGACATTGTAGTCGGTGACGCGCAGCCGCTGGGCATTCCTGCTTCGCTTGGCGGACCTACCTGCGGATTCTTTGCTGTAGCCGAGCCGCTGATGCGCCGGATGCCGGGCCGGATCGTCGGCCAGACCGTTGACCGTAACGGCAAACGCGGATTCGTGCTCACACTGCAGGCCCGCGAGCAGCATATCCGCCGTGAAAAGGCGACCTCCAACATCTGCTCCAATCAGGCGCTGCTGGCGCTCTGCGCTTCCGTCTACCTGTCCGTTATGGGAAAAGAGGGCATGCGTGAGGTCGGCGAGCTGAATATCCGCAAGAGCCATTATGCTGCCGGCAAACTTGGAAAGCTTACAGGCGCTGCTCCGGCATTCACCGCTCCGTTCTTTAATGAATTCGTGCTGAAGCTTCCTGAGGGAAGCAGTGTCAGTGAAATCAATTCGATGCTTGTTAAGGAGGGCTACCTCGGCGGTTACGACCTCGGCCGTGATTATCCCGAGCTGGCCGGACATATGCTGGTTGCCGTTACAGAGAAAAGAAGCAAGTCGGAGATTGATCAATTCGCAAGTGTACTGGAGGGCTGTTTATGA
- a CDS encoding ABC-2 family transporter protein — MFYLYRRLYVQQLKAILEYNKDFYILMCSAALTQVLGFVFLWVIYDRIPDINGWQFWEVTFMYAMIFVTEGVGSLFFEGTWRMSRLVNLGEMDRYLLRPVPVVLQVFCTGIGINGLGNLLIGGVIIWQSLVHGNVNWTPGKIAIILLLLITAVIIRVSINLAANSAAFWIKNAGNAFPLMVHNLADLAKYPLSLFPQAIRVFVSTVLPYAFISFYPATYIFGKSGWSGWWMLAPVAAIGSMAAAYGIFRFGLSRYESTGN, encoded by the coding sequence ATGTTTTATCTGTATAGAAGGCTGTACGTACAGCAGCTCAAAGCTATACTCGAATATAATAAGGATTTCTATATATTAATGTGTTCTGCCGCGTTAACGCAGGTGCTCGGCTTTGTGTTCCTCTGGGTCATTTATGACCGGATACCCGACATCAACGGCTGGCAGTTCTGGGAAGTGACGTTTATGTATGCGATGATTTTTGTGACGGAGGGCGTCGGATCGCTGTTCTTTGAAGGCACCTGGCGGATGAGCCGGCTGGTTAATCTGGGCGAAATGGACCGCTACCTGCTGCGTCCGGTACCTGTTGTGCTGCAGGTCTTCTGTACAGGGATCGGGATTAATGGTCTCGGCAACCTGCTGATCGGCGGAGTCATCATCTGGCAGTCGCTGGTCCATGGCAATGTGAACTGGACTCCAGGTAAAATCGCCATTATCCTCCTGCTCCTGATAACGGCGGTGATTATCCGCGTATCAATCAATCTGGCAGCCAATTCAGCCGCCTTCTGGATCAAGAATGCCGGCAACGCCTTTCCGCTGATGGTCCATAACCTGGCCGATCTGGCCAAGTACCCGCTGTCGCTTTTTCCGCAGGCGATCCGTGTATTTGTCTCCACCGTGCTGCCGTATGCTTTTATCAGCTTCTACCCGGCTACTTATATTTTCGGCAAAAGCGGCTGGTCCGGCTGGTGGATGCTCGCCCCTGTTGCCGCAATAGGGAGTATGGCAGCCGCGTACGGCATCTTCCGTTTCGGACTGTCACGTTATGAGAGCACGGGCAATTAG
- the gcvH gene encoding glycine cleavage system protein GcvH, which yields MSEVLDNLRYSEEHEWAQQGEGRVVRVGITDHAQHLLGDIVFVEFPEVGAAISAGDSVGSIESVKTVSELYSPVSGKVTRINDALEASPELLNDEPYSGGWIFELELDGEFSEAASGLLDAAAYRELIGE from the coding sequence ATGAGTGAAGTGTTAGACAACCTGCGTTACAGTGAAGAGCATGAATGGGCTCAGCAGGGTGAAGGACGCGTAGTACGGGTCGGGATTACAGATCATGCCCAGCATCTGCTCGGGGATATCGTATTTGTGGAATTTCCTGAAGTAGGGGCTGCTATTTCGGCAGGCGACAGCGTAGGCAGCATTGAGTCTGTAAAGACAGTTTCCGAATTATATTCACCCGTCTCGGGAAAGGTGACCCGGATCAACGATGCACTGGAAGCCAGCCCGGAGCTGCTTAACGATGAGCCTTACAGCGGCGGCTGGATTTTTGAGCTTGAGCTTGACGGCGAGTTCAGCGAGGCTGCCTCCGGACTGCTGGATGCGGCTGCTTACCGGGAACTGATCGGGGAATAA
- the gcvPB gene encoding aminomethyl-transferring glycine dehydrogenase subunit GcvPB, whose translation MKPEQSLIFELSRPGRSAYSLPVCDVPEDEGIDSLIPAGLLRSEPVVLPEVSEVDVIRHYTALSRRNFGVDNGFYPLGSCTMKYNPKINEDVARFPGLAKIHPYQPEESIQGALELMYTLQKDLAALTGMDAVSLQPAAGAHGEWTGLMMIRAYHESRGEKRTKVIVPDSSHGTNPASAAAAGLETVTIPSNAKGMVDLEALKAAVGSDTAALMLTNPSTLGLFETQIVEIAEIVHEAGGLLYYDGANSNAIMGITRPGDMGFDVVHLNLHKTMSTPHGGGGPGAGPVGVKSILIPFLPQPTVVQNEDSSYSLNYGGPESIGRVKAFYGNFGILVRAYAYIRTYGPDGLREVSENAVLNANYMMHRLAPYFEIPYPGVCKHEFVMSGRNLKQYGVRTLDVAKRLLDFGYHPPTVYFPLTVEECMMIEPTETESKETLDGFIETMIQIVKEAQETPEIVINAPHTTEISRLDETQAARKPVLNCSCG comes from the coding sequence ATGAAACCGGAACAAAGTCTGATTTTTGAGCTTAGCCGTCCCGGCCGCTCAGCCTATTCCCTGCCGGTATGCGATGTTCCCGAAGATGAAGGTATTGATTCGCTGATTCCCGCCGGTCTGCTGCGCAGCGAACCTGTCGTTCTGCCGGAAGTATCCGAAGTGGATGTCATCCGCCATTACACTGCCCTTTCCCGCCGCAACTTCGGCGTCGACAACGGCTTCTATCCGCTCGGCTCCTGTACGATGAAATACAATCCGAAGATCAATGAGGATGTTGCCCGCTTCCCGGGTCTGGCTAAGATTCATCCGTACCAGCCGGAAGAGAGCATTCAGGGTGCCCTTGAATTAATGTATACTCTGCAAAAAGATCTGGCCGCCCTGACCGGCATGGATGCCGTCTCTCTCCAGCCTGCTGCCGGCGCCCACGGGGAATGGACCGGCCTGATGATGATCCGCGCCTACCACGAAAGCCGCGGCGAGAAGCGCACGAAGGTCATCGTGCCGGACTCCTCGCACGGCACCAACCCGGCCAGCGCTGCAGCTGCGGGTCTTGAAACCGTAACGATCCCGTCCAACGCCAAAGGCATGGTTGACCTGGAAGCCCTGAAGGCTGCAGTCGGCAGTGACACGGCTGCGCTGATGCTGACTAACCCGAGCACGCTCGGCCTGTTCGAAACGCAGATTGTCGAGATTGCCGAGATCGTTCACGAAGCAGGCGGCCTGCTGTATTACGATGGCGCAAACTCCAATGCCATCATGGGCATTACCCGTCCGGGCGACATGGGCTTTGACGTTGTGCACTTGAATCTGCACAAAACCATGAGCACCCCGCACGGCGGCGGCGGCCCGGGAGCCGGACCTGTCGGCGTGAAGTCGATCCTGATCCCATTCCTGCCGCAGCCAACTGTCGTCCAGAACGAAGACAGCAGCTACTCGCTGAACTACGGCGGGCCGGAATCCATCGGCCGGGTTAAAGCTTTTTACGGCAACTTCGGCATTCTTGTCCGTGCCTATGCTTACATTCGCACATATGGACCGGATGGCCTGCGCGAGGTATCCGAGAACGCTGTGCTGAATGCCAACTATATGATGCACCGGCTGGCACCGTATTTTGAAATCCCGTATCCGGGCGTCTGCAAGCATGAGTTCGTCATGTCAGGACGCAATCTCAAGCAATACGGGGTGCGTACGCTGGATGTAGCCAAACGGCTGCTCGACTTCGGCTATCACCCGCCAACTGTCTACTTCCCGCTCACCGTCGAAGAGTGCATGATGATTGAGCCGACCGAGACCGAAAGCAAGGAAACACTCGACGGCTTTATTGAAACGATGATCCAGATCGTCAAGGAAGCCCAGGAGACGCCGGAGATCGTCATCAACGCTCCGCACACGACCGAAATCAGCCGTCTGGATGAAACCCAGGCTGCACGCAAGCCGGTATTGAACTGCTCTTGCGGTTAA
- a CDS encoding flagellar motor protein gives MDITSIIGLLAGLAALIGGFFLEGGTLSGLLQPNAALIVFGGTLAAVLVSFPASRLRSVPAALRFAFGRQADTNTERAAELVTMAATVRRGGVLALERQAEDHSDPYTREGLLLIVDGADPDQVRQILELDMDAKELKYGSYAKIFEAAGGYAPTMGIIGTVMGLIHVLGSLSDPSTLGSSIAVAFTATLYGVASANLIFLPIASKIKSRSQTELATMEMLLVGILALQNGDPPHLVRKKLSSFVPDDAGADSDGLPRGLL, from the coding sequence ATGGATATTACCTCGATTATCGGCCTCCTGGCCGGACTTGCCGCGCTGATTGGCGGTTTTTTTCTGGAAGGCGGAACCCTGTCCGGACTGCTTCAGCCGAACGCCGCACTGATAGTGTTCGGAGGCACGCTGGCCGCAGTACTCGTCAGCTTTCCCGCCTCCCGGCTGCGCTCTGTACCGGCTGCGCTGCGCTTCGCGTTTGGCAGACAAGCCGATACCAATACTGAAAGAGCCGCAGAGCTGGTGACCATGGCGGCAACTGTCCGCCGGGGCGGTGTCCTGGCACTGGAGCGGCAGGCCGAGGATCATTCCGACCCCTATACCCGTGAGGGCTTGCTGCTGATTGTGGACGGTGCTGACCCGGACCAGGTGCGGCAGATTCTGGAGCTTGATATGGATGCCAAAGAACTCAAATACGGCAGCTACGCCAAAATCTTTGAGGCAGCCGGGGGCTACGCTCCTACAATGGGCATTATCGGTACCGTCATGGGTCTTATACATGTGCTGGGCAGCCTCTCCGACCCGTCCACACTTGGTTCCTCCATTGCCGTTGCCTTTACGGCGACCTTGTATGGTGTAGCGAGCGCTAATTTAATATTTTTACCCATCGCTTCCAAAATCAAATCCCGCAGCCAGACGGAGCTGGCCACCATGGAAATGCTGCTGGTCGGTATCCTCGCCCTGCAGAACGGAGATCCTCCGCATCTGGTGCGCAAGAAGCTGAGCTCCTTCGTCCCGGATGATGCCGGCGCAGATTCAGACGGTCTGCCAAGAGGTCTGCTATGA
- a CDS encoding ABC-2 family transporter protein has protein sequence MSAISLKKYRSIANRSLQNVLAYRTSYVIGFLANTVNLLAIYFLWQGIYSGRSEVGGYTWDQMKTYLLVTFLANSVLSWYSETSISGKILDGSVAMDLLKPLDFQSARFSETLGASLLEGGMSAVLLTLFASFVSGITLPHSPLVYVLFAVSLLCAVLVKFGVVYLAALLCFWSTGSMGIVWTRIAVTNLLSGALVPLAFFPDWLERLALWLPFQSIIHTPTMIFLQQAGTAESLKLIALQAFWGIALWFAGKAMWNWAVRQVTIHGG, from the coding sequence ATGTCTGCCATTTCACTAAAAAAATACAGAAGCATTGCAAACCGCTCCCTGCAAAATGTGCTGGCCTACCGTACCTCCTACGTGATCGGCTTTTTGGCTAATACCGTGAACCTGCTGGCGATCTACTTTTTGTGGCAGGGCATTTACAGCGGCCGCAGCGAGGTCGGCGGGTATACCTGGGATCAGATGAAGACCTACCTGCTGGTCACCTTTTTAGCCAACTCCGTACTCTCCTGGTATTCCGAAACCTCTATCTCCGGCAAAATCCTGGACGGCAGTGTAGCGATGGATCTGCTGAAGCCGCTTGATTTCCAGAGTGCCCGCTTCTCCGAGACACTGGGGGCCAGTCTGCTGGAGGGTGGAATGAGCGCGGTTCTGCTGACGCTTTTTGCTTCCTTTGTGTCCGGAATTACCCTGCCGCATTCGCCGCTTGTCTATGTGCTGTTTGCCGTAAGCCTGCTCTGCGCCGTTTTGGTCAAATTCGGTGTGGTGTATCTCGCGGCGTTGCTCTGCTTCTGGTCGACCGGCTCAATGGGTATCGTCTGGACGCGGATTGCTGTTACTAACCTGCTGTCCGGTGCGCTGGTGCCCTTGGCTTTTTTCCCGGACTGGCTGGAGCGGCTGGCCTTGTGGCTGCCGTTTCAAAGCATCATCCACACGCCGACGATGATCTTTTTGCAGCAGGCCGGTACTGCCGAGAGTCTGAAGCTGATTGCCTTGCAGGCATTCTGGGGAATCGCCCTGTGGTTCGCCGGCAAAGCGATGTGGAACTGGGCGGTCCGCCAGGTAACGATTCATGGAGGTTAA
- a CDS encoding ATP-binding cassette domain-containing protein, with translation MSIIEARGLTKSFVQAVKEPGLKGALKHLIVPRNITKVAVHPLDLSIETGETVAYVGPNGAGKSTTIKMLSGILKPSGGSISVNGINPYKKRMENAAGIGAVFGQRTQLWWDIPIVESFSLLKDIYQIPDPVYRNNLEQFIELLGMNEFIHLSARKLSLGQRMRADLAAALLHNPPIVYLDEPTIGLDVSVKQKIREFIKKINQEQQTTVMLTTHDLGDIEDLCKRLIIIDHGMIIYDGSLSEVKSRFARSRVIFFQVGSPMPELFAELERTPGIRLTLQNDQEFSVAFDRYEYTASDVVSRVMRHGEVIDFRMEDANIEQVIKAVYDGNLDLNQQAQ, from the coding sequence TTGAGTATTATAGAAGCCCGGGGACTGACCAAGTCCTTTGTGCAGGCTGTGAAAGAGCCGGGATTGAAAGGTGCGCTCAAGCATCTGATTGTCCCCAGGAACATTACAAAAGTGGCTGTTCATCCGCTGGATCTCAGCATCGAAACCGGTGAAACTGTCGCCTACGTGGGACCGAACGGTGCCGGGAAGTCCACGACGATAAAGATGCTAAGCGGCATCCTGAAGCCGTCCGGGGGCAGCATTTCTGTAAACGGTATCAATCCGTACAAAAAAAGAATGGAGAACGCCGCCGGGATCGGAGCCGTCTTCGGCCAGCGGACCCAGCTGTGGTGGGACATCCCGATTGTCGAATCCTTTTCGCTGCTGAAGGATATTTACCAGATCCCTGATCCGGTATACCGGAATAATCTGGAGCAGTTTATTGAACTCCTGGGCATGAATGAATTCATTCATTTATCCGCCCGGAAGCTCTCACTGGGGCAGCGCATGCGCGCCGATCTGGCTGCAGCCCTTTTACATAATCCGCCCATTGTCTATCTCGATGAGCCGACGATCGGGCTTGATGTATCCGTAAAGCAGAAAATCCGCGAATTTATCAAAAAGATTAATCAGGAGCAGCAGACCACCGTCATGCTGACCACCCATGATCTTGGCGACATTGAGGACCTGTGTAAACGGCTGATTATCATCGACCACGGCATGATTATTTATGACGGCAGCCTGAGCGAAGTGAAATCACGGTTTGCGAGGAGCCGGGTCATCTTCTTTCAGGTCGGTTCACCCATGCCGGAGCTGTTCGCAGAGCTGGAGCGGACTCCCGGAATCAGGCTTACGCTGCAGAATGATCAGGAATTCTCTGTTGCTTTTGACCGGTATGAATATACCGCCAGCGATGTGGTCAGCCGGGTGATGCGCCATGGCGAGGTGATTGACTTCCGGATGGAGGATGCCAACATTGAGCAGGTGATCAAGGCTGTATATGACGGTAATCTCGACCTCAATCAGCAGGCCCAATAA
- the uvrB gene encoding excinuclease ABC subunit UvrB — protein MSDIVVSTKTFKLESEYTPQGDQPHAIEELVNGIRQGKKHQTLLGATGTGKTFTIAQMISKLNRPTLVIAHNKTLAAQLASEFKEFFPSNSVDYFVSYYDYYQPEAYIPSSDTYIEKDSSINEEIDKLRHSATSSLFERRDVIIVASVSCIYGLGSPQEYGSLLLSLRVGMEKPRNQILSRLVDIQYQRNDLNFVRGTFRVRGDVVEIFPASQGEHAIRVELFGDEIERITEIDVLTGELIGERDHIAIFPASHFVTQEETMRVALVNIERELEERLEVLRDAGKLLEAQRLEQRTRYDIEMMKEVGFCSGIENYSGPLTFREPGATPYTLLDYFPDDMLIVIDESHVTLPQIRAMYNGDRARKTVLVEHGFRLPSALDNRPLQFEEFEDKVDQIVYVSATPGPYEMEHCDTMVQQIIRPTGLLDPIIEVRPTEGQIDDLINEIRERVARDERVLVTTLTKKMSEDLTDYFKEIGIKVRYMHSDIKTLERMAILRDLRLGTFHVLVGINLLREGLDLPEVSLVTILDADKEGFLRSERSLIQTIGRAARNSEGRVIMYGDRITDSMEKAISETERRRAIQIAYNEKHGITPTTINKKIREIIEATKVSESKADYLTGAGGKLNKKDKQSLMQRLEAEMKDAAKNLQFERAAELRDALLELRAE, from the coding sequence ATGAGTGATATTGTCGTCAGTACGAAGACTTTTAAACTGGAGTCCGAGTATACACCCCAGGGCGATCAGCCTCATGCCATTGAAGAATTAGTGAACGGCATCCGGCAGGGCAAGAAGCACCAGACGCTGCTGGGAGCAACCGGTACAGGCAAGACCTTTACCATTGCACAGATGATTTCTAAACTTAACCGGCCTACACTGGTCATTGCACATAATAAGACGCTGGCCGCACAGCTTGCCAGTGAATTCAAGGAGTTTTTCCCGAGCAATTCCGTTGATTACTTCGTCAGCTACTACGATTACTACCAGCCAGAAGCCTATATTCCCTCCTCTGACACTTACATCGAGAAAGATTCCAGCATAAATGAAGAGATAGATAAGCTGCGCCACTCGGCAACCAGCTCGCTGTTTGAACGGCGTGACGTCATTATTGTGGCGAGCGTATCGTGTATATACGGTCTCGGATCGCCGCAGGAATACGGCAGCCTGCTGCTCTCTTTGCGTGTCGGAATGGAGAAGCCGCGTAACCAGATTCTGAGCCGGCTGGTGGATATCCAGTATCAGCGCAATGATCTCAACTTTGTACGCGGCACATTCCGTGTCCGCGGCGATGTTGTCGAAATCTTCCCGGCTTCCCAGGGTGAGCACGCAATCCGGGTCGAGCTGTTCGGTGACGAGATTGAGCGGATTACTGAAATTGATGTGCTGACCGGAGAGCTGATCGGTGAGCGCGATCATATTGCCATCTTTCCGGCCTCACACTTTGTTACCCAGGAAGAGACCATGCGAGTCGCTCTGGTTAATATTGAACGTGAACTGGAGGAGCGGCTGGAGGTGCTCCGTGATGCCGGCAAGCTGCTGGAAGCGCAGCGCCTGGAGCAGCGGACACGATACGATATTGAGATGATGAAGGAAGTCGGCTTCTGTTCGGGGATCGAGAACTACTCTGGACCGCTGACCTTCCGTGAACCCGGGGCGACCCCGTATACGCTGCTGGATTATTTTCCGGATGACATGCTGATCGTAATTGATGAGTCCCATGTTACACTCCCGCAGATCCGGGCGATGTATAACGGTGACCGGGCGCGCAAAACCGTGCTCGTTGAGCATGGCTTCCGCCTGCCGTCCGCCCTGGACAACCGGCCGCTGCAGTTTGAGGAATTTGAAGACAAAGTAGACCAGATCGTCTATGTCTCAGCCACACCGGGACCATATGAAATGGAACACTGCGATACAATGGTACAGCAGATTATCCGCCCTACCGGCCTGCTTGATCCAATTATCGAGGTCCGGCCGACGGAAGGACAGATCGATGATCTGATCAATGAGATCCGTGAACGTGTGGCACGGGACGAACGGGTATTGGTGACTACACTGACCAAGAAGATGTCAGAGGATCTGACGGATTACTTTAAAGAAATTGGTATTAAGGTCCGTTACATGCACTCCGACATTAAGACACTGGAGCGGATGGCGATCCTGCGTGATCTCCGGCTCGGTACATTCCATGTCCTTGTGGGTATTAACTTGTTAAGAGAGGGCCTTGATCTTCCGGAGGTATCCCTTGTTACTATTCTTGACGCTGACAAAGAGGGCTTCCTGCGTTCAGAGCGTTCGCTGATCCAGACGATCGGCCGTGCCGCCCGTAACTCGGAAGGCCGGGTCATCATGTACGGCGACCGTATAACGGATTCCATGGAGAAGGCGATCAGCGAAACCGAACGCCGCCGCGCAATCCAGATTGCTTATAATGAGAAACACGGCATTACACCGACGACAATTAACAAAAAGATCCGCGAGATCATCGAGGCCACCAAAGTGTCCGAATCCAAGGCCGATTATCTCACCGGTGCCGGCGGCAAGCTGAACAAGAAAGACAAGCAAAGCCTGATGCAGCGCCTGGAAGCCGAGATGAAGGACGCTGCCAAGAATCTGCAATTCGAGCGCGCCGCCGAGCTTCGCGATGCTTTGCTGGAGCTGCGTGCAGAGTAA
- the gcvT gene encoding glycine cleavage system aminomethyltransferase GcvT: MDALKRTPFYSLYSAYAEARCIDFGGWELPVQFTGIVKEHEAVRQQAGLFDVSHMGEFMVSGSGSEAFLQKMTTNDVSRLADGAAQYTLMLYPNGGVVDDLLVYRLGEERYMLVVNASNIDKDFQWLQEHLIAEFSGVSLKNVSDDTLLLALQGPLAETILREVTSANVAGLKPFHFIEKAEVCGVEVLLSRTGYTGEDGFELYAPVDTAAALWNGLLAAGAPHGLTPAGLGARDTLRFEAKLPLYGQELSADITPLEAGVQFFVKLDKTDFIGKDALVQQKEAGLPRRLVGLEMIDRGIPRSHYPVYADGVKIGEVTTGTQSPTLKRNLGLALIDAAYSGIGTEVNVEIRGKQLKAAVVKAPFYKKSQGVKP; the protein is encoded by the coding sequence ATGGATGCTTTGAAGAGAACGCCTTTTTACAGCCTTTATTCCGCTTATGCGGAGGCCAGATGCATCGATTTCGGCGGCTGGGAGCTGCCGGTGCAGTTTACAGGGATCGTCAAGGAGCATGAAGCGGTCCGCCAGCAGGCCGGATTGTTCGATGTATCGCATATGGGGGAATTCATGGTCAGCGGGAGCGGCTCAGAAGCCTTTCTGCAAAAGATGACGACGAACGATGTCAGCCGGCTGGCTGACGGTGCGGCACAGTACACCCTTATGCTGTATCCAAACGGCGGGGTCGTAGATGACCTGCTTGTCTACCGCCTTGGTGAGGAGCGCTACATGCTTGTTGTCAATGCCTCCAACATCGATAAGGATTTCCAGTGGCTGCAGGAACATTTAATTGCTGAATTCAGCGGAGTGAGCCTGAAGAATGTCTCTGATGATACGCTGCTGCTGGCACTGCAAGGGCCGCTGGCAGAAACGATTCTCCGTGAAGTTACCTCGGCAAATGTTGCTGGGCTTAAGCCTTTCCACTTCATCGAAAAAGCCGAGGTCTGCGGCGTAGAGGTACTGCTCTCCCGTACCGGCTACACCGGCGAAGACGGCTTCGAGCTGTACGCCCCGGTGGATACGGCCGCTGCTTTGTGGAACGGCCTGCTCGCAGCCGGCGCCCCGCATGGCCTGACGCCAGCCGGCCTCGGCGCACGCGACACGCTCCGCTTCGAGGCCAAGCTGCCGCTTTACGGACAGGAGCTGTCGGCAGACATCACCCCGCTGGAAGCGGGCGTGCAGTTCTTCGTCAAGCTGGACAAAACCGACTTCATCGGCAAGGATGCGCTGGTGCAGCAGAAGGAAGCAGGACTGCCCCGCCGCTTAGTCGGGCTTGAGATGATTGACCGCGGGATTCCGCGTTCCCATTATCCCGTATACGCGGACGGCGTAAAGATCGGTGAAGTAACAACCGGGACCCAGTCCCCGACGCTAAAGCGTAACCTGGGGCTTGCACTGATTGATGCGGCCTACAGCGGAATCGGCACAGAGGTTAATGTGGAGATCCGCGGCAAACAGCTGAAAGCAGCTGTGGTTAAAGCGCCATTTTATAAAAAGAGCCAAGGAGTGAAGCCGTAA